Proteins from one Armatimonadota bacterium genomic window:
- a CDS encoding branched-chain amino acid ABC transporter substrate-binding protein, translated as MRKVVLAVAVAALVVSLWTPGIVGAPAGTVKLGAVIPLTGRFAGGGAQIRAGYEIAVEDI; from the coding sequence GGTCCTGGCGGTCGCAGTCGCAGCCCTGGTGGTGAGCCTGTGGACGCCCGGCATCGTGGGCGCCCCGGCGGGGACGGTGAAGCTGGGCGCGGTCATCCCCCTCACCGGCCGGTTCGCCGGCGGCGGGGCGCAGATCCGCGCCGGGTACGAGATCGCGGTGGAGGACATC